A region of Burkholderiales bacterium JOSHI_001 DNA encodes the following proteins:
- a CDS encoding IclR-like transcriptional regulator (PFAM: IclR helix-turn-helix domain) yields MWTLSPDLLLKDTLDLWSSRALAAGQHLGVFAELGKGPRTAARLAATLGLAPGAASDLLDALVALGWLQREGDDADAVYVSTRTSAQYLDPRGSAYLGDLLQAARAPLQASDDSRLDDALRARAPARAPPVSPVWDAQCQLMRRRLGALHGQALATLPVAAMARRVLSLNDAGACLARAWAAQAGPRTRFTSLQGAEDAAATCAEVPTAAMAARVQVVSDDTPTEEHDLLVFNLVLAPGDSAWRRAGLRKALRWLGPGARVLLLDHLADDARRVQVPALVFGLAQRMTGQAQGTRTEGELRADCLAVGLQPDECLPLLGGASVLVTHQALA; encoded by the coding sequence ATGTGGACCCTGTCGCCCGACCTGCTGCTGAAGGACACGCTGGACCTGTGGTCCTCGCGCGCGCTGGCGGCCGGCCAGCATCTGGGCGTGTTCGCCGAACTGGGCAAGGGCCCGCGCACCGCTGCGCGGCTGGCCGCCACCCTGGGCCTGGCACCGGGCGCCGCCTCTGACCTGCTGGACGCCCTGGTGGCGCTGGGCTGGCTGCAGCGCGAGGGCGACGACGCCGACGCGGTGTACGTCAGCACGCGGACCAGCGCCCAGTACCTGGACCCGCGCGGCTCGGCCTACCTGGGCGACCTGCTGCAGGCGGCCCGGGCACCGCTGCAAGCGAGCGACGACTCCCGGCTGGACGACGCGCTGCGCGCCCGCGCGCCAGCAAGGGCGCCACCGGTGTCGCCCGTCTGGGACGCGCAATGCCAGCTGATGCGGCGGCGCCTGGGCGCCCTGCATGGCCAGGCCCTGGCGACGCTGCCGGTGGCAGCGATGGCGCGTCGGGTGCTCAGCCTCAACGATGCCGGCGCCTGCCTGGCGCGTGCCTGGGCGGCCCAGGCCGGCCCGCGAACCCGTTTCACCAGCCTGCAAGGGGCCGAGGACGCGGCGGCGACATGCGCCGAGGTGCCCACCGCCGCCATGGCAGCACGGGTGCAGGTGGTGAGCGACGACACCCCGACGGAAGAGCACGACCTGCTGGTGTTCAACCTGGTGCTGGCGCCGGGCGACAGCGCCTGGCGCCGCGCCGGCTTGCGGAAAGCCCTGCGCTGGCTGGGGCCAGGTGCCCGGGTGCTGCTGCTGGACCACCTGGCCGATGATGCCCGGCGCGTGCAGGTGCCGGCCCTGGTCTTCGGGCTGGCCCAGCGCATGACCGGCCAGGCCCAGGGCACGCGCACCGAAGGCGAACTGCGTGCGGACTGCCTGGCGGTGGGCCTGCAACCCGACGAGTGCCTGCCCCTGCTGGGCGGGGCCAGCGTGCTGGTCACGCACCAGGCCCTGGCCTGA
- a CDS encoding response regulator containing a CheY-like receiver domain and an HTH DNA-binding domain (PFAM: Bacterial regulatory proteins, luxR family) codes for MTLLTETLNLDAAPPAQHAPTAYDEAVHQLSHTVQQLVLAALARARHLEPAAPPPLDGTPLSAREREVLQRIAAGDSNKAIARALDLSPHTVKRHVANILDKLDLRSRGQAAAWWLTRQARPQGH; via the coding sequence ATGACACTGCTCACCGAAACGCTGAACCTGGACGCTGCACCGCCGGCGCAGCACGCGCCCACGGCCTACGACGAGGCCGTGCACCAGCTCAGCCACACCGTGCAGCAGTTGGTCCTGGCCGCCCTGGCCCGCGCCCGCCACCTGGAACCCGCCGCCCCGCCGCCGTTGGACGGCACACCGCTGAGCGCGCGCGAGCGCGAGGTGCTGCAGCGCATTGCCGCCGGCGACAGCAACAAGGCCATCGCCCGCGCACTGGACCTCAGCCCGCACACCGTCAAGCGCCATGTCGCCAACATCCTGGACAAGCTGGACCTGCGCTCGCGTGGCCAGGCCGCGGCCTGGTGGCTGACCCGCCAGGCCCGACCCCAGGGGCACTGA
- a CDS encoding copper/silver-translocating P-type ATPase (PFAM: E1-E2 ATPase; Heavy-metal-associated domain; haloacid dehalogenase-like hydrolase~TIGRFAM: copper-(or silver)-translocating P-type ATPase; copper ion binding protein; heavy metal translocating P-type ATPase; ATPase, P-type (transporting), HAD superfamily, subfamily IC) encodes MNTVAAPALLQLPVSGMTCASCVARVEKALAKVPGVQGVQVNLATEQAAVQLADGASAGTVLAALDSAVQRAGYALGHEAVTLQVDGMTCASCVARVEKALLKVPGVGSASVNLATNTAQVQRLAGSATTEALLAALARAGYEGHAAPSDGTPQRPADAGGWRVALALALSAPLVLPMLGDAFGLHWMLPAWWQFALATPVVFGLGWRFFRAGWGALRAGAGNMDLLVALGTGAAWALSLALWASDTSGMPHLYFESAAVVVSLVLLGKWMEARAKHRTLAALDALRALRPDTARVRRGGVDQLLPLAEVRLGDEVLVGPGERIAVDGDILEGASHVDESLLTGESLPVPRDVGQRVTGGAINGEGLLRVRTTAIGAETTLARIVRLVESAQAKKPAIQQTVDRVAAVFVPVVLGIAALTFVGWWALRGDAAAALIHAVSVLVIACPCALGLATPATLMVGTGLAARLGILVRDPQALELMRAVKVVAFDKTGTLTEGRPQLQGLAADDDTQALRQAASLQQGSAHPLARALHDAAGQRALVLPAASAVQAVPGRGVQGTVDGRSLVLGSGRWLDELGLAPRPQQAQADAWAAQGLSVSWLADTGSAQVLAALAFGDALKARSAPAIAALHALGVKTVLVSGDHRGAAQAAAQALGMDEVRAEVLPADKAAVVAALRQGLQPGQRVAMVGDGINDAPALAAADVGLAMATGTDSAMESAGLTLMRGDPMLVVAALQLSQAVTRRIHQNLFWAFAYNVVGIPLAAFGLLNPMVAGAAMALSSVSVVSNALLLGRWRPATPPT; translated from the coding sequence ATGAACACGGTCGCGGCCCCTGCCTTGCTTCAACTGCCGGTCTCTGGCATGACCTGCGCCAGCTGCGTGGCACGGGTGGAAAAGGCCCTGGCCAAGGTGCCCGGCGTGCAGGGGGTGCAGGTGAACCTGGCCACCGAGCAGGCTGCCGTGCAGCTGGCCGACGGCGCCAGCGCGGGCACGGTGCTGGCCGCGCTGGACAGCGCGGTGCAACGCGCCGGCTACGCGCTGGGCCACGAGGCTGTCACCCTGCAGGTGGACGGCATGACCTGCGCGAGTTGCGTGGCACGGGTGGAAAAGGCCCTGCTGAAGGTGCCCGGTGTGGGCAGCGCCAGCGTGAACCTGGCCACCAACACGGCCCAGGTGCAGCGCCTGGCCGGCAGCGCCACCACCGAAGCCTTGCTGGCCGCGCTGGCCCGCGCCGGCTACGAGGGCCACGCGGCCCCCAGCGACGGAACACCCCAGCGCCCCGCCGATGCCGGCGGCTGGCGCGTGGCGCTGGCGTTGGCCCTGTCGGCCCCGCTGGTGCTGCCCATGCTGGGCGATGCCTTCGGGCTGCACTGGATGCTGCCGGCCTGGTGGCAGTTCGCCCTGGCCACGCCGGTGGTGTTCGGCCTGGGGTGGCGCTTCTTCCGCGCCGGCTGGGGCGCCCTGCGCGCCGGGGCCGGCAACATGGACCTGCTGGTGGCCCTGGGCACCGGCGCCGCCTGGGCCCTGAGCCTGGCGCTGTGGGCCAGCGACACCAGCGGCATGCCGCACCTGTACTTCGAGAGCGCGGCGGTCGTGGTGAGCCTGGTGCTGCTGGGCAAGTGGATGGAAGCCCGCGCCAAGCACCGCACCCTGGCCGCGCTGGACGCCCTGCGCGCCCTGCGGCCCGACACCGCCCGGGTTCGGCGCGGCGGCGTGGACCAGCTGCTGCCGCTGGCCGAGGTGCGCCTGGGCGACGAGGTGCTGGTGGGCCCGGGCGAGCGCATCGCGGTGGACGGCGACATCCTCGAAGGCGCCAGCCATGTGGACGAATCGCTGCTCACCGGCGAAAGCCTGCCGGTGCCGCGCGACGTGGGCCAGCGCGTCACCGGCGGCGCGATCAATGGCGAAGGCCTGCTGCGGGTGCGCACCACGGCCATCGGTGCCGAGACCACGCTGGCGCGCATCGTGCGACTGGTGGAATCAGCCCAGGCCAAGAAGCCCGCCATCCAGCAGACCGTGGACCGCGTGGCGGCGGTCTTCGTGCCGGTGGTGCTGGGCATCGCCGCCCTCACCTTCGTCGGCTGGTGGGCCCTGCGTGGCGACGCCGCGGCGGCGCTGATCCACGCGGTGAGCGTGCTGGTCATCGCCTGCCCCTGCGCCCTGGGCCTGGCCACCCCCGCCACGCTGATGGTGGGCACGGGGCTGGCGGCGCGGCTGGGCATCCTGGTGCGCGACCCGCAGGCGCTGGAGCTGATGCGCGCGGTGAAGGTGGTGGCCTTCGACAAGACCGGCACCCTCACCGAAGGCCGGCCCCAACTGCAGGGCCTGGCCGCGGACGACGACACCCAGGCGCTTCGCCAGGCCGCATCGCTGCAGCAGGGCAGCGCCCACCCACTGGCGCGTGCGCTGCACGACGCCGCCGGCCAGCGCGCCTTGGTGCTGCCCGCGGCCAGCGCGGTGCAGGCCGTGCCGGGCCGCGGGGTGCAGGGCACGGTGGACGGCCGCAGCCTGGTGCTGGGCAGCGGCCGCTGGCTGGACGAGCTGGGGCTGGCCCCGCGGCCGCAACAGGCGCAGGCCGACGCCTGGGCGGCGCAAGGCCTCAGTGTGTCCTGGCTGGCCGACACCGGCAGCGCCCAGGTGCTGGCCGCGCTGGCCTTTGGCGACGCCCTGAAGGCCCGCAGTGCGCCGGCCATCGCCGCCCTGCACGCGCTGGGCGTGAAGACGGTGCTGGTCAGCGGCGACCACCGCGGCGCGGCCCAGGCCGCGGCCCAGGCCCTGGGCATGGACGAGGTGCGCGCCGAGGTGCTGCCGGCCGACAAGGCCGCGGTGGTGGCCGCGCTGCGCCAGGGCCTGCAGCCGGGCCAGCGCGTGGCCATGGTGGGCGACGGCATCAACGACGCGCCCGCCCTGGCCGCCGCCGACGTGGGCCTGGCCATGGCCACCGGCACCGACTCGGCGATGGAAAGCGCCGGCCTCACGCTGATGCGCGGCGACCCGATGCTGGTGGTGGCCGCGCTGCAGTTGTCGCAGGCGGTGACACGGCGCATCCACCAGAACCTGTTCTGGGCCTTTGCCTACAACGTGGTGGGCATCCCGCTGGCCGCCTTCGGGCTGCTGAACCCCATGGTGGCTGGCGCGGCGATGGCCTTGTCCTCGGTCAGCGTGGTCAGCAATGCACTGCTGCTGGGCCGCTGGCGGCCGGCCACGCCGCCGACCTGA
- a CDS encoding copper chaperone (PFAM: Heavy-metal-associated domain), with amino-acid sequence MIELTLPTMTCGHCVRTVTETVQRVDPQAQLQVDLPAHRVRIESQQPPQAFSAALTEEGYAPA; translated from the coding sequence ATGATCGAACTCACCCTGCCCACCATGACCTGCGGCCACTGCGTGCGCACCGTCACCGAAACCGTGCAGCGCGTGGACCCGCAGGCGCAGTTGCAGGTGGACCTGCCGGCCCACCGGGTGCGCATTGAATCGCAGCAGCCGCCCCAGGCCTTCAGCGCCGCGCTCACCGAAGAAGGTTACGCGCCGGCCTGA
- a CDS encoding ABC-type dipeptide transport system, periplasmic component (PFAM: Bacterial extracellular solute-binding proteins, family 5 Middle) — MNRHLCRALVIGALALTSALASAQTFRWASQGDALTMDPHSQNEGLTNLSNFLTYERLVRRDKKLNLVPSLATEWQQVNATLWRFKLRPGVKFHDGTAFTADDVVFSLQRAKELTSQFATYANAMGTARRVDDLTVEFQLPAVNPIFLQHLDSLLIMSKGWSEKNKVSKPLDFKNKEESFASFNANGTGPFILVSRQPGIKTTYKRNPAWWDKHDGNVQEVVFTPIANDATRLSALISGELDFVLDPAPRDVPRLRNTAGVKVVEGTENRVVFIGMDQHSDKLQYASVPGDKNPFKDQRVRKALYHAIDIETIKTKLMQGLSVPTGGNTPSSLAYWNDPAIEARFPYDLEAAKKLMAEAGYGNGFEVTLDCPNNRYINDEEICQALGSMWAKINVRLRVNAMPRTLYFPKLDKHDTSMYMLGWGGSVTDAEPTLTPVMRNPGEKGVGYYNYGRSTNDKFDALAARSTVEPDPKKREELVKSALMEWKQQVHTIPLHRQVIPWAMRSNVTVVHRPDNYLTLEWVTVAR, encoded by the coding sequence ATGAACCGCCATCTTTGCCGCGCGCTGGTGATCGGCGCGCTGGCGCTGACCAGCGCGCTGGCCAGCGCCCAGACCTTCCGCTGGGCCAGCCAGGGCGACGCTCTGACCATGGACCCGCACTCGCAGAACGAAGGTCTGACCAACCTGTCGAATTTCCTGACCTATGAACGCCTGGTGCGGCGCGACAAGAAGCTGAACCTGGTGCCCTCGCTGGCCACCGAGTGGCAGCAGGTGAATGCGACGCTGTGGCGCTTCAAGCTGCGCCCGGGCGTGAAGTTCCATGACGGCACCGCCTTCACCGCGGACGACGTGGTGTTCTCCCTGCAGCGCGCCAAGGAACTCACCTCGCAGTTCGCCACCTACGCCAACGCCATGGGCACGGCGCGCCGGGTGGACGACCTGACGGTGGAGTTCCAGCTGCCCGCGGTGAACCCCATCTTCCTGCAGCACCTGGACAGCCTGCTCATCATGAGCAAGGGCTGGAGCGAGAAGAACAAGGTGAGCAAACCGCTGGACTTCAAGAACAAGGAGGAAAGCTTCGCCTCCTTCAACGCCAACGGCACCGGCCCCTTCATCCTGGTGAGCCGCCAGCCCGGCATCAAGACCACCTACAAGCGCAACCCCGCGTGGTGGGACAAGCACGATGGCAATGTGCAGGAGGTGGTGTTCACACCCATCGCCAACGACGCCACGCGGCTGTCGGCGCTGATTTCGGGTGAACTGGACTTCGTGCTCGACCCCGCCCCGCGCGACGTGCCGCGGCTGCGCAACACCGCCGGCGTGAAGGTGGTGGAGGGCACCGAGAACCGGGTCGTCTTCATCGGCATGGACCAGCACAGCGACAAGCTGCAGTACGCCAGCGTGCCCGGTGACAAGAACCCGTTCAAGGACCAGCGCGTGAGGAAGGCGCTGTACCACGCCATCGACATCGAGACCATCAAGACCAAGCTGATGCAGGGCCTGTCGGTGCCCACCGGCGGCAACACACCGTCGTCGCTGGCCTACTGGAACGACCCGGCCATCGAAGCTCGCTTCCCCTATGACCTGGAAGCGGCGAAGAAGCTGATGGCCGAAGCCGGCTACGGCAACGGTTTCGAGGTGACGCTGGATTGCCCCAACAACCGCTACATCAACGACGAAGAAATCTGCCAGGCCCTGGGCTCGATGTGGGCCAAGATCAATGTGCGCCTGCGCGTGAACGCCATGCCGCGCACCCTGTACTTCCCCAAGCTGGACAAGCACGACACCAGCATGTACATGCTGGGCTGGGGCGGCAGCGTCACCGACGCCGAACCCACCCTCACGCCCGTGATGCGCAACCCCGGCGAAAAGGGTGTGGGCTACTACAACTACGGCCGCAGCACCAACGACAAGTTCGACGCCCTGGCCGCCCGGTCCACCGTCGAGCCCGACCCGAAGAAGCGCGAGGAACTGGTCAAGTCCGCGCTGATGGAATGGAAGCAGCAGGTGCACACCATCCCCTTGCACCGCCAGGTCATCCCCTGGGCCATGCGCAGCAACGTGACCGTGGTGCACCGCCCGGACAACTACCTGACCTTGGAGTGGGTCACGGTGGCGCGCTGA
- a CDS encoding putative membrane protein (PFAM: Protein of unknown function (DUF1624)), whose protein sequence is MTVPPPATFTSGLRFDRLDALRGLAIVWMAVFHFSFDLNHFGLLQPRQNFYTDAFWTGQRTAIVSMFLFCAGLGQAVALHAPQGWPRFWRRWAQVALCALAVSAGSALMFPRSWISFGVLHGMAVMLVLARLAAPLRAGLWPLGALLLALPQWLQHPFFDQRATNWVGLVTHKPVTEDFVPVLPWLGVMLWGLAAGQWLLSHRPGVLAGALPQALAPLARLGRWSLSFYMLHQPLLIALIVLAMQVLH, encoded by the coding sequence ATGACCGTTCCCCCGCCCGCCACTTTCACGTCCGGCCTGCGTTTCGACCGCCTGGACGCGCTGCGCGGACTGGCCATCGTGTGGATGGCCGTTTTTCATTTCAGCTTCGACCTGAACCACTTCGGCCTGCTGCAGCCGCGACAGAACTTCTACACCGACGCCTTCTGGACCGGCCAGCGCACGGCCATCGTGTCGATGTTCCTTTTCTGTGCCGGGCTGGGCCAGGCGGTGGCGTTGCACGCGCCCCAGGGCTGGCCGCGCTTTTGGCGCCGCTGGGCCCAGGTGGCGCTGTGCGCGCTGGCGGTATCCGCCGGTTCGGCCCTGATGTTTCCGCGCAGCTGGATCAGCTTCGGCGTGCTGCACGGCATGGCCGTGATGCTGGTGCTGGCCCGCCTGGCCGCACCGCTGCGCGCGGGCCTGTGGCCGCTGGGCGCGCTGCTGCTGGCGCTGCCCCAGTGGCTGCAGCACCCCTTCTTCGACCAGCGCGCCACCAACTGGGTGGGCCTGGTCACGCACAAGCCCGTCACCGAAGACTTCGTGCCGGTGCTGCCCTGGCTGGGCGTGATGCTCTGGGGCCTGGCCGCCGGCCAGTGGCTGCTGTCGCACCGGCCGGGTGTGCTGGCCGGCGCACTGCCACAGGCGCTGGCCCCGCTGGCACGGCTGGGGCGCTGGTCGCTCAGCTTCTACATGCTGCACCAGCCGTTGCTGATCGCGCTGATCGTGCTGGCCATGCAGGTCCTGCACTGA
- a CDS encoding rRNA methylase, putative, group 3 (PFAM: SpoU rRNA Methylase family; RNA 2'-O ribose methyltransferase substrate binding~TIGRFAM: rRNA methylase, putative, group 3), whose amino-acid sequence MSAKVLFGFHAVTVRLKTAPDSVIEIHVDASRRDARMRQFLQRAQTAGVRLIDSDDARLCSLGGSSRHQGVVARVNPVSAARTVAEVQDLAEGPLLLLVLDGVTDPHNLGACLRVADGAGANAVIAPKDHAVGLNATVAKVASGAAETVPYLMVTNLARTLNELKDNGVMVLGFSDTATESLYDADFSGPVALVLGAEGKGLRQLSAKTCDRLLSIPMQGAVESLNVSVAAGVCLYEARRQRLKG is encoded by the coding sequence ATGAGCGCCAAGGTCCTGTTCGGCTTCCATGCGGTGACGGTGCGTCTGAAAACGGCGCCCGACTCCGTGATTGAAATCCACGTTGATGCCAGCCGGCGCGACGCCCGCATGCGGCAATTCCTGCAGCGGGCGCAGACCGCCGGCGTGCGCCTGATCGACAGCGACGACGCGCGCCTGTGCAGCCTGGGCGGCAGCTCGCGCCACCAGGGCGTGGTGGCGCGCGTGAACCCGGTCAGCGCTGCGCGCACCGTGGCCGAGGTGCAGGACCTGGCCGAAGGCCCGCTGCTGCTGCTGGTGCTGGACGGCGTGACCGACCCGCACAACCTGGGCGCCTGCCTGCGCGTGGCCGATGGCGCCGGCGCCAACGCCGTCATCGCGCCCAAGGACCATGCCGTGGGCCTGAACGCCACCGTGGCCAAAGTGGCCAGCGGTGCGGCCGAGACCGTGCCCTACCTGATGGTGACCAACCTGGCGCGCACGCTCAATGAACTGAAGGACAACGGCGTCATGGTGCTGGGCTTCAGCGACACCGCCACCGAAAGCCTGTACGACGCCGACTTCAGCGGCCCGGTGGCCCTGGTGCTGGGTGCCGAAGGCAAGGGCCTGCGCCAGCTGTCGGCCAAGACCTGCGACCGCCTGCTGTCCATCCCCATGCAGGGTGCGGTGGAAAGCCTGAACGTGTCGGTGGCCGCCGGCGTGTGCCTGTACGAGGCGCGCCGCCAACGCCTCAAGGGCTGA
- a CDS encoding NAD-dependent protein deacetylase, SIR2 family (PFAM: Sir2 family), translated as MLSEEPLQAVRAALGFAARVVVLSGAGVSAESGIATFRDALNRAPKAPAASAPQGGAFASGRPGGEPGHWSRFDPAQLASVDGFRANPTLVWDWYAERRAGVLAAEPNAGHRALGDFARRHPGRLTVVTQNVDNLHQRAGNTDAIRLHGDILADRWLDPCPRQPPCDGRDALPERPPRCAHCGNLRRPGVVWFGEMLPPGAMETAEAAVRSAGLLLVVGTSGAVWPAAGLAGLARRHGATVAIVNPHESELDEQAHFLLRGPSATVLPALFDGV; from the coding sequence GTGCTGTCCGAAGAGCCCCTGCAGGCGGTGCGCGCCGCGCTGGGTTTCGCGGCCAGGGTGGTGGTGCTCAGCGGCGCTGGGGTCAGCGCCGAAAGCGGCATTGCCACCTTCAGGGACGCCCTGAATCGAGCCCCCAAGGCGCCTGCGGCGTCGGCCCCCCAGGGGGGCGCGTTCGCCTCGGGGCGGCCCGGCGGCGAACCCGGCCACTGGTCGCGTTTCGATCCGGCGCAACTGGCCAGCGTGGACGGCTTTCGCGCCAACCCGACCCTGGTGTGGGACTGGTACGCCGAACGCCGTGCCGGCGTGCTGGCGGCCGAGCCCAACGCCGGCCACCGCGCACTGGGCGACTTCGCGCGCCGCCACCCGGGGCGTTTGACGGTGGTGACGCAGAACGTGGACAACCTGCACCAGCGCGCCGGCAACACCGACGCCATCCGCCTGCACGGTGACATCCTGGCCGACCGCTGGCTGGACCCCTGCCCGCGCCAGCCCCCCTGCGATGGCCGCGACGCGCTGCCCGAACGCCCGCCGCGCTGTGCCCATTGCGGCAACCTGCGCCGCCCTGGCGTGGTGTGGTTCGGCGAGATGCTGCCCCCGGGTGCCATGGAAACGGCTGAAGCCGCGGTGCGCAGCGCCGGCCTGCTGCTGGTGGTGGGCACCTCGGGCGCGGTGTGGCCCGCCGCCGGTCTGGCCGGCCTGGCGCGACGCCACGGGGCCACGGTGGCCATCGTCAACCCGCACGAGTCCGAATTGGACGAGCAGGCGCACTTCCTGCTGCGCGGCCCTTCGGCCACGGTCTTGCCGGCCTTGTTCGATGGGGTTTGA
- a CDS encoding cytochrome c553 (PFAM: Cytochrome c), translating to MGFERMRRGAAAALCGLALVAPLHAADDTPVPDTMAQRLLACTACHGRDGRSTLQGYVPRIAGKPAGYLFRQLRHFRDGRRPHPGMAKLLQFMTDDYLRDIAGHFATLQVPYALPLPAADPAALLQRGQQLAQRGDAALKLPACAQCHGSVLMGVAPQVPGLLGLPRDYLVAQVGAWQTRQRRADEPDCMALVARRLSSADLGAVTTWLAAQRVPDDAKPAGSAPAQAADLKALGLDCGAAR from the coding sequence ATGGGGTTTGAGCGAATGCGGCGCGGGGCCGCGGCTGCGCTCTGCGGTCTGGCCCTGGTCGCGCCGCTGCACGCGGCCGACGACACCCCGGTGCCCGACACGATGGCCCAGCGCCTGCTGGCCTGCACCGCCTGCCATGGGCGCGATGGCCGTTCCACCCTGCAGGGCTACGTGCCGCGCATCGCCGGCAAGCCGGCGGGCTACCTGTTCAGGCAATTGCGCCACTTCCGCGACGGGCGCCGGCCGCACCCCGGCATGGCCAAGCTGCTGCAGTTCATGACCGACGACTACCTGCGCGACATCGCGGGCCACTTCGCCACGCTGCAAGTGCCCTACGCCCTGCCGCTGCCCGCGGCCGATCCCGCCGCCCTGCTGCAACGCGGGCAGCAATTGGCCCAGCGCGGCGACGCCGCCTTGAAGCTGCCCGCCTGCGCCCAATGCCATGGCAGCGTGCTGATGGGCGTGGCGCCGCAGGTGCCCGGCCTGCTGGGCCTGCCGCGCGACTACCTCGTGGCCCAGGTGGGGGCCTGGCAGACCCGCCAGCGCCGTGCCGATGAGCCCGACTGCATGGCGCTGGTGGCCCGGCGGCTGTCGTCGGCCGACCTGGGTGCGGTGACCACCTGGCTGGCGGCCCAGCGCGTGCCGGACGACGCCAAGCCGGCCGGCTCAGCCCCAGCCCAGGCCGCGGACCTGAAGGCCCTGGGCCTGGACTGTGGCGCGGCGCGTTGA
- a CDS encoding cytochrome c, mono- and diheme variants family (PFAM: Cytochrome c): MSVHPVLRRGLLGLLALVLLLALATAAVWAWQLAELPLTEPGAAAGADAAERGAYLARVGHCEGCHTARGGAPYAGGRAVATPFGPVYASNLTPDAPTGLGRWTLAQFRRALLQGRSADGRLLSPAFPYTHTTRLALADVDALYVHLRGVAPVHLANRPHGLPFPLGTQAAIAWWRALYFRPGALPAETGRGAAWERGRYLAEGAGHCGACHRARSGLGGSADTLGLAGGPMPDGRWWAPPLGPVAPDRVAERVRWLQTGHGPRGNALGPMAEVVMGSTQHWSLADLQALASYLQSLPPAPPAPAVAWTADAAVQEAGAGLYRERCADCHGTQGQGRGAAYPPLRGSRVVTATNALNLLRVLDDGGFAPVTAGHPRPYGMPPQGLSDNEAAVLMSWLRSRWGHAAGPVAAAQVRRWRE; this comes from the coding sequence ATGAGCGTCCACCCTGTGCTGCGCCGGGGCCTGCTGGGGCTGTTGGCTCTGGTGCTGCTGCTGGCGCTGGCCACCGCGGCGGTGTGGGCCTGGCAGCTTGCCGAGTTGCCGCTGACCGAGCCCGGCGCGGCGGCCGGCGCCGATGCGGCCGAACGCGGCGCCTACCTGGCCCGCGTGGGCCATTGCGAGGGCTGCCACACCGCGCGCGGTGGCGCGCCCTATGCTGGCGGGCGCGCTGTGGCCACGCCCTTCGGGCCGGTGTATGCGTCCAACCTCACCCCGGATGCGCCGACCGGCCTGGGTCGCTGGACCCTGGCGCAGTTCCGCCGCGCGCTTTTGCAGGGCCGCAGCGCCGATGGCCGCCTGCTCTCGCCAGCCTTTCCCTACACGCACACCACGCGACTGGCCCTGGCGGATGTGGACGCGCTGTACGTGCATTTGCGTGGCGTGGCGCCGGTGCACCTGGCCAACCGGCCCCATGGCCTGCCGTTTCCCCTGGGCACACAGGCCGCCATCGCCTGGTGGCGCGCGCTGTATTTCCGGCCCGGCGCGCTGCCGGCCGAAACCGGGCGCGGCGCGGCCTGGGAACGTGGCCGCTACCTGGCCGAAGGCGCCGGCCACTGCGGCGCCTGCCACCGCGCCCGCAGCGGCTTGGGCGGTTCGGCCGACACCCTGGGCCTGGCCGGGGGCCCGATGCCCGATGGCCGCTGGTGGGCGCCGCCGCTGGGCCCGGTGGCGCCCGACCGGGTGGCCGAGCGGGTGCGATGGCTGCAAACCGGCCACGGCCCACGCGGCAATGCCCTGGGTCCCATGGCCGAGGTGGTGATGGGCAGCACCCAGCACTGGAGCTTGGCGGACCTGCAGGCCCTGGCCAGCTACCTGCAGAGCCTGCCGCCAGCGCCCCCAGCGCCCGCCGTGGCCTGGACCGCCGACGCCGCGGTGCAGGAAGCCGGTGCCGGCCTGTACCGCGAACGCTGCGCCGACTGCCACGGCACCCAGGGCCAGGGCCGCGGCGCTGCCTACCCGCCGCTGCGCGGAAGCCGCGTGGTCACTGCCACGAATGCACTGAACCTGCTGCGGGTGTTGGACGATGGCGGCTTCGCCCCCGTCACCGCCGGCCACCCGCGCCCCTACGGCATGCCGCCCCAGGGCTTGAGTGACAACGAAGCGGCGGTGCTGATGAGCTGGCTGCGCAGCCGCTGGGGCCACGCGGCGGGGCCTGTGGCCGCGGCCCAGGTGCGCCGTTGGCGCGAGTGA